ggacacggaatcatgggctccagttacaggaagccagattccagctggacagcaggaaaaacttcctgactgttagagcagtatgacaatggaaccaattgcctagggaggtggtgggctctcccacactcgaggccttcaagaggcagctggacaaccctctgtcagggatgttttagggtggattcctgcattgagcagggggttggactcgatggccttcgagtccccttccaactctacccttCTGTGATTCTTTGTCCAGGCCTTACCGTGTGATTTGCTCCGCAGGCCACGTCTCTCACGACGACATTTGGGACGGGCAGAATCTGGCCATCTTTGGTCTTTTCGATGAAGATGGCGACGCGCCGGGGAACCAACTCACAGTCGTACTCTATCGTACGGTGTTGGCTGATGAACTTCCCGTCGCAGTTGTGTCCTGtggtgggacagagagagagCCAAGGTAGATGGAGGTTGCGAGGGAGaccctccgctcttccccccaccctcctcgcACGCAGCCCAGCCTCGAGGAGACGGCAGAGGAAACCAGGCCTTACCCAGCTGTCCGTATTCTGGGCACCCAAACGAGTAGAGGTTCCCTTTGCAGTCCATGACCATGCTGAACTCGGCGCCACACGCCATCTTGGTGATGGGCTGCCCGTTGTACATGATCTAAAGATGGGGAGAGCGTTCGAGGGAGCACTGAAAAACACCCCCCGCCCGCCCCTTTCGAAGGCTACGTGCCCAAGGAGGCAAGTCCTGCAGTTAAAAGGTGTCCGTGAATAGGATGACACTTGCATTTTAATATAATTAAATTGGCCCTTATAGCCATCCTGGTTTTGAAATCTTTGAAAGAGGGGTCAAAACCATTTACGGACACCGGCCTTTTCCAACAGCTGGCTGATATATCTGAACATCTCGAGGCGTAAGAAGAtgatattaatatttaaagaaaGCCAGGAGAACCTCAGCCAATCCAGACTTTGGGGTTGCGCAGATGGCCACACCCATGCCCCTCTGGCCACACCTACACCCCTCTGGCCACGCCCTCTGACCACCGATTGGTGGTTCCACGGCTTCGGGGCAGTTTTCCCACCCTCGTTCTAAGAAAGTTCGGAatgtctctcctgaggcttaaATATTGCCAGTGAGAGCTTTTAagttaaaataggctggtattggGGGGTATCCTGGCCCCGCCTCTTTCCCTGTTGGCTCCGCCTCCCTCCAAAGCTTCACCGAAGCGGCACCTGGCCCTCGGGCCGAAAGAGGCTGCAGGGCCCTGGAAGACCCAACGAAGACGCAAGGTGGGCGCCTACCTGGGTGGGGCTGGGGACGGCGTCCCTCTGGTTGCCGAGGCCCAGCTGCCCCATCTTGTTCCCTCCGAAGGCGAAGACGGAGCCGCTCTCTGCAACGCAAAGGCAGAACCGGCTCCCCTGTTATCCCGGCCCAGGGAAGCAGGCGCAAAGCCCCCCCGCCTCGCACTGCTCTTGGGACGGAGGGCCACGATCCCCTGGCCTGTCCTCAGGGCACATCCCAGGTGAGCCCCTTCCTCTGTGGCTGCTCCGCTTCGTGAACCCAACACCCCCTCGGACCCTTCTCTCCCCAGACCTCTGCTCTGCACACAGCCCTCTTCCTCCGACCGCCTTGCAACGGGACCCTCTGCCCATCCCGCCTTCTGGGCCCTCAGCCTCCCCGCTGGCCCAGTCCTCGTCTCAGGCCCTGTTCACGGTTTCCTCCTGACCAAACCGACTCTCGCTTCACAAAATGGCTTCGCTGCTTTTCGGCgctctgtgacatcacagccaaCGGCGTGGCGAGGGGAAGGCATGCCACGGGCGTTATGCACACACAGACCCCCCCCGTACCCGTCAGGGCCAGCGTGTGGTTCCGTCCGCAGGCTGCCGAAACGACCACTTCGCTGCCGAGCACTTCGATGGGCTTCGGGGCGTCCACCCGCTTGGTGTCTCCGTGGCCCAGTTGGCCTTTGTCGTTGCGTCCTGGAgagccacaaacacacacacagatgcagcGAAGGGGCTGCCGAAGCCACACAGAGGCTGCCAATGCAGGCGGCAATTGCCGGTCACCCAGGGAGAGCCGGCCAGGCGGGGAGTGTCCGGTTCTCCCGAAAGATCACGCAGGGGACGGTGGCACCCCTCCCAGCCCCAAGGCACCCCTGCACGCCGCAAGCACGTGGACACACGGAATGGCCTCAGCAGACCGTTGAAGCCCCCACTTACACTAGGGAAGGCAATTCCGGCCTGTCCCCAAGCAGGTGCCTTTGAAATAGGTCGGACTGCAAGTCCCGCCAACCCCAGCCGGCATGACCAATgcatggggatgatgggtctTGCGGCCTGAACGCATTCGATTGGGGAAGAACCTTTTTGGGCCGTGGTCATGTTTagccatttgagaaactgctgggctccatcacaaaatggccgtCGCGGAAGGTGCGGCGAAAGGACAAGCCGCCTGCCCCAAAGACTGCGGACAAAGCAGGGGGGGAGTTCTGATGCCCCCCCAAGACACTGAACgactcctttgaacccagagtTTCCCACACCTGCCAAAAGCAGGCAGCGCGTCCTATTCTCAGGCCCTGTGCAAGGTTTCCCCCTTGGCCAAAACGGACTCTTCCCCCCCTTAACAAAAGAAAAGGCTTTGATCCTCTTCAATCTCCTATTGCTGACCGTTTCCCCCGAGCAGTTAGAATGCAGTCGAACAGTCTATGACATCACAGCAGTCCGGCCAATGGACTCCACATGGTCTACATCAATGGGCAGCTTCACTCCAGGGTCTTTCACTGGCCGGCCTTTGAACGCAGGACTCCCCGCACGCAAAGGCGCGCCCTTCGCAACTCAACACtcatgcccacccccaccccactgcaaggGACGCAAAGACTCACCCCAGCTCCAGATCTTTCCCTCGGTGGTGATGAGGAGACTGTGAGCGGAACACGGCCCCGAAACCACCGTCCGGACCTGGACCCCAGAGAGGCATCCGTATCGGTGGGGCCCCAGCAAGTTCCGGCCCAGGTTACGGTACGCGGCTGCAGCGGGGAGAAGAGTTCGGAACTTGTCAAACGGGACAAGACTCAGCAGAGGCAGGAAaaggtgcaagcttttgagatctgcagatctcttcatcagggaaGATGTTCCCCCCAATCTGAAAGGGTggactgcctctcctaaggctcagcgACTGTCCAGAAGagcttttaagctaaaataggctggcgtTTTGCCCTGCCCTCGgcttaaaacacacccacagacaaGAGACGCCCGTCATTTCAGCCGGAAACGGTCCACGCTGGTGCTGCCCCACCTACCTTGCTGCTTAGGAACTTCTCTGCGGCCGATCAAGTCCCAGTTGGTTGCTCCAAATATCAAAAGCTGACCTTTGAACTTGGACCCTTCAAGTTTCTATCAGGGATCGAGAGAAgaaagggatggggggaaagagagagaggagagagaatcaCACCTGGCTCCCGCTGCAGGAAGACTCAAACGAGGAACGGGGCTGAggtccctcttccttccttcccttcaccCCCTCAAAGCGGGGGGCTCAGCCCCCCCAAAAACACCCCAAACAGACCTGCACATCCTCTTACCAGCCACCCCCAGCAAATcagcccccctcctccagccccccaaATGGAGAGCCCCACCCTTAACGGCAGCCCAAAGGCCACTTTgaatagataaaaaataaaaaatcctcagGCTTTAGGATACCCTGAAACagaccccccctcaccatctcaaACCCCCCTCCCTTATGTCCAGTATCCtgctccgggggtggggggagctcagCCATCATGAATCCCACCTGAACAGAATTGGAACTCGCATCCTTACTCTGTGCCCGTTCCTCCTCAACGAATGCCCCCCCCCGAATACCTTTCCCCACCCCTAAAGAAGCCATGCCTCACCCTCTTTCCCACCACAAAGAGGATACCTTCCTCTCAAATGGGAGGGGGCTCAGCTAGGATACCCCTGCAATGCAGACCCTCTCCCCGGCTCATATAAgcacccccccaaacacacaaaaGGACGGGTATCCCCCCCCCTTACAATGCGCTCCTTGCTGTGCTCCGGCTCGCTGACCACCATGGCAGCCTGGGGGCCCTGCTGGTTCTGGCGGGCCTGCCGGTCCCACTCatccccgctgctgctgctgctgcctccgtcACGGTTCTTCTTCTTGGCGGGAGCGGCGGACCCCCGAGCCGAGCCGGTCCGTTTCCGAGCCGAGCTGGTCCCGTTGCCCGAGCTGGCACCGTCCCAGACCGTGGAAGAGGCCAACGCTGCCTTCCGCCTGGGCATCATTCTCCTCATTGGTCTTGCTTTTTCCTTCCTGCCTgtgaatggaaaagaaaagagaataaagtaaggaaaagaggaaggagagagagagagagagagagagagagatgagagaaactgagagaactgggcatgtttagcctggagaagagaagatggaggggagacatgagagcactcttcaaatccttgaaaggttgtcacacagaggagggccaggatctcttctcgatcctcccagagtgcaggacacggaagaacgggctcaagtgacaggaagccagattccggctggacatcaggaaaaacttcctgactgttagagcagtgtgacaatggaatcagttacctagggaggtggtgggctctcccacactagaggccttcaagaggcagctggagaaccctctgtcagggatgctttcgggtagattcctgcattgagcagggggttggactcgatggcctcataggccccttccaactctgctattctatgattctatgattctatgatcatggggGTCAGATGAGAAAGCGGTTAATGGGGCCACAACGTTGAAGAGAAGTGGGTACTTATTTCAAAAACGAGAAGAAATAGAAGCAGAACGAGGCTACGCTTACCCAGGGTGCTGGCGCCTCCACTGTCAGACCCCCTTTCGGCCTCTCTGTAACCCTGCCTCCACTCGGCGCTCGGCGGAGACTCTTCTTCCTCGGAGGAATCCAGAGCCACCAAATCAATGGGCGCGAGCTCCTGAAAGGGCAGGATTCGGAAGTGGAAAGAGAAGCGGATTGTGCCGAACGTGGCAGCAACTTCAGACGCAGAGGGTGAGATCGCATGTGAtgcttaagccatggtttatatcAGGGGTGCTCAACGTGGCACCGGTGGGAGCCATGCCAGCCTTGGGTCACctccgttggggcccatgaaagaGTCCCCAATGTGGCACACCTTGGGGTGAATTGGCCTTCAAAATGCATTTATCAGTTTCGATTTATTTGTGCCCCATGTTTTTGAAGCTCGCAATATCATTTTCAGTCACAGGCAGCTGGAAAGTTTACTCGAAGGCTTCACTCTATAAACTAACCAACCTGTATGAAACCGGgtctatttaattaattattaataaaaatataataacaacaacaacaataataataaaaatatttcttacctgcctctccattttgatcaaagcGGGTAACAACcgtaagcataaaatactgattaaaaacatcgtattcattgttaaaactgcctaaaaaaaacatcctaaaagcatcccaaaattccactggaaaaGAAGAGTCCCTTGTTTCCATTATTCCTGAACCGCAGTACCTGACAgagcgcctctcctgacatgaacctacctgtatattATACTCAGTATTAGGGTCCTTCTCTAGGTGCCCCCTGTGAGGGAGCCTCAGAAAGCAAGAACAAGAGAAAGGGGTCTTCTCGGTGGTGACCCCCCCTCCGGTTACGGAATGATCTCcatgacgaggcccgcctggcgctcacattgttatctttttggcaccagttagGACTTTTGCCTTTTCTCAGGCAAAATACTATGTGTTTTAATCAAGTCCTAGATTTGTCTTATGGTTATGGCTGGTTATGCTAAGATGCTTTTAGATATACGCTTGCCTCTGTATGCACCATAGGTGCATACAGAGGCAATGACGCCtacagaagaccttttcttctgtggcccccaggttgtggaacggcctgccggaggaaaatcgtaaaattaactctctgaaCTTAAGAGAggtttgaagactagccttttccggcaggcctacccagatgaatgtgaaatcaagcatttttaagatgtgttgatttgttgtactaacgttgttccccgcctcgatccaaagggagaggtgggtaagaaataaatatattatattactattattattccataactggggggccacaacggagaaagccctctcccatgtctcacTATAATGTACCACTCGTGTTAGCGagacgcagaggagggctcctccaacggatctcaaatctcaggcaggcataccTAGGGAgatgtgctccctcaagtatcatgtagaatcatagaatagtagagttggaaggggtctctaaggccatctagtccaaccccctactcaatgccggaatccaccctaaagcacccctaacagagggttgtccagctgcctctaatgtgggagagcccaccacctccctaggcaactgattccattgtcgtactgctctaacagtcaggaagtttttcctgatgtccagccggaatctggcttcctgtcacttgtgaCTTACGGAGTC
The nucleotide sequence above comes from Elgaria multicarinata webbii isolate HBS135686 ecotype San Diego chromosome 20, rElgMul1.1.pri, whole genome shotgun sequence. Encoded proteins:
- the LOC134411389 gene encoding protein RCC2-like; its protein translation is MQSWVREHGPETCSQAVALAEDFLQRQRPDESWKEQELAPIDLVALDSSEEEESPPSAEWRQGYREAERGSDSGGASTLGRKEKARPMRRMMPRRKAALASSTVWDGASSGNGTSSARKRTGSARGSAAPAKKKNRDGGSSSSSGDEWDRQARQNQQGPQAAMVVSEPEHSKERIKLEGSKFKGQLLIFGATNWDLIGRREVPKQQAAYRNLGRNLLGPHRYGCLSGVQVRTVVSGPCSAHSLLITTEGKIWSWGRNDKGQLGHGDTKRVDAPKPIEVLGSEVVVSAACGRNHTLALTESGSVFAFGGNKMGQLGLGNQRDAVPSPTQIMYNGQPITKMACGAEFSMVMDCKGNLYSFGCPEYGQLGHNCDGKFISQHRTIEYDCELVPRRVAIFIEKTKDGQILPVPNVVVRDVACGANHTLVLDSQKRVFSWGFGGYGRLGHAEQRDEMVPRLVKLYDCLGHWPAQIYAGYSCSFAVNEVGGLFFWGATKTSRESTMYPKTVQDLCGWKIRSLACGKTSIIVAADESTISWGPCPTFGELGYGDHKPKSSTTAQEVKILDGIYTEQVAMGYAHSLAIARDESDTEKERLKKLPEYNPRTL